The following coding sequences lie in one Oceanicola sp. 502str15 genomic window:
- a CDS encoding malate synthase G — protein sequence MTDRIEKSGLQWNAGLAAFIENEVLPGTGVEADLVWENVAKLVKVFAPRNAELLAKRQELQQKIDAWHVANRGVPDMDAYMKMLGEIGYLVEEPEEVAVEPEGIDPEISSVCGPQLVVPITNARFALNAANARWGSLYDALYGTNAMGSLPPKGEFDAERGKQVVAWAKAHLDKVLPLKKGSWAEVSTMAPGGQGKLMVIAGKNSTELADPSQYAGCNRDEKGKITDVYFRANGLHIVMFIDRADPIGKNDPAGIADIFLEAAVSTIMDMEDSVAVVDAEDKIVAYRNWLGLMKGDLTAPVGSGDKAYIRELNPDIGFESKEGRPALLKGRALMLVRNVDLLMYTDAVLDEEGNRVPEGLLDAFITPLCALHDIIGGEDKDRPRNSPKGSIYIVKPKMHGPEEVEFVCKTFEVVELILGLRPNTIKIGIMDEERRTSANLKACIAAASKRLAFINTGFLDRTGDEIHTSIEAGPMVPKGRMKAAAWLGAYEDRNVDIALQCGLKGRAQIGKGMWAMTDDMAGMLEQKKGHLQMGGTTAWVPSPTAAVLHATHYHEADVFARLFEINEQAKGQVRNDLSELLTIPLQEGELPGAEIQTELENNCQSLLGYVVRWVDQGVGCSKVPDVHDVPLMEDRATLRISAQALANWLLHDVVSQDQVLEALKKMAVVVDQQNAGDPAYKPMAPGFDGVAFQAACDLVFKGRDEPSGYTQNILQARRIEAKAQG from the coding sequence ATGACCGACCGCATTGAGAAATCCGGGTTGCAGTGGAACGCTGGCCTGGCCGCCTTCATCGAAAACGAAGTGCTCCCCGGCACCGGCGTAGAGGCCGATCTGGTCTGGGAAAACGTTGCCAAACTGGTGAAGGTCTTTGCACCGCGCAACGCCGAGCTCTTGGCCAAACGTCAGGAATTGCAGCAGAAAATCGACGCATGGCATGTCGCCAACCGGGGCGTGCCGGATATGGACGCCTACATGAAGATGCTGGGCGAGATCGGCTATCTGGTGGAGGAGCCGGAGGAGGTTGCGGTGGAGCCCGAGGGGATCGACCCCGAGATCAGCTCTGTTTGCGGCCCCCAGCTCGTGGTGCCGATCACCAACGCCCGCTTTGCCCTGAACGCCGCCAATGCCCGCTGGGGCTCGCTCTATGATGCGCTCTACGGCACCAACGCGATGGGCTCGCTGCCGCCGAAGGGCGAGTTTGACGCCGAGCGTGGCAAGCAGGTGGTGGCCTGGGCCAAGGCGCATCTCGACAAGGTTCTGCCGCTGAAGAAGGGATCGTGGGCCGAAGTGTCGACCATGGCGCCGGGCGGGCAGGGCAAGCTGATGGTGATTGCCGGCAAGAACTCGACCGAGCTGGCCGACCCGAGCCAATATGCCGGGTGCAACCGCGACGAGAAGGGCAAGATCACCGACGTCTACTTCCGCGCCAACGGCCTGCATATCGTGATGTTCATCGACCGGGCCGACCCGATCGGCAAGAACGATCCGGCGGGCATTGCCGATATCTTCCTCGAAGCCGCCGTCAGCACCATCATGGACATGGAAGACTCGGTGGCCGTGGTGGACGCCGAGGACAAGATCGTGGCCTATCGCAACTGGCTCGGGCTGATGAAGGGCGATCTGACCGCGCCCGTCGGCTCCGGCGACAAGGCCTATATCCGTGAGCTGAACCCCGATATCGGCTTTGAAAGCAAAGAGGGCCGCCCCGCGCTGCTGAAGGGCCGGGCGCTGATGCTGGTGCGCAATGTCGACCTGCTGATGTACACCGACGCGGTGCTCGACGAAGAGGGCAACCGGGTGCCCGAGGGGCTGCTCGATGCCTTCATCACCCCGCTCTGCGCCCTGCACGACATCATCGGCGGCGAAGACAAGGACCGCCCGCGCAACTCGCCCAAGGGCTCGATCTACATCGTGAAGCCCAAGATGCACGGGCCGGAGGAGGTGGAGTTTGTCTGCAAGACCTTCGAGGTGGTCGAACTGATCCTCGGTCTGAGGCCCAACACCATCAAGATCGGTATCATGGACGAGGAGCGTCGCACCTCGGCCAACCTCAAGGCCTGCATCGCCGCCGCCAGCAAGCGGCTGGCCTTCATCAACACCGGCTTCCTCGACCGGACCGGCGACGAGATTCACACCTCCATCGAGGCCGGGCCGATGGTGCCCAAGGGCCGGATGAAGGCGGCAGCCTGGCTGGGCGCCTATGAGGATCGCAACGTGGATATCGCGTTGCAGTGCGGCCTCAAGGGGCGGGCGCAGATCGGCAAGGGCATGTGGGCGATGACCGACGACATGGCCGGGATGCTGGAGCAGAAGAAGGGCCACCTGCAGATGGGCGGCACCACCGCCTGGGTGCCGAGCCCGACGGCTGCCGTGCTGCATGCCACCCACTACCACGAGGCCGATGTCTTTGCCCGGCTGTTCGAGATCAACGAGCAGGCCAAGGGGCAGGTGCGCAACGATCTCAGCGAGCTGCTGACCATTCCGCTGCAGGAGGGCGAGCTGCCTGGCGCCGAGATCCAGACCGAGCTGGAAAACAACTGCCAGAGCCTGCTGGGCTACGTGGTGCGCTGGGTCGATCAGGGCGTTGGCTGCTCGAAGGTGCCCGATGTGCATGACGTGCCGCTGATGGAAGACCGCGCCACCCTACGGATCAGCGCACAGGCGCTGGCCAACTGGCTGCTGCATGACGTGGTGAGCCAGGACCAGGTGCTGGAGGCGCTGAAGAAGATGGCCGTCGTGGTCGATCAGCAGAACGCGGGCGATCCGGCCTACAAGCCGATGGCGCCGGGGTTTGACGGGGTGGCGTTTCAGGCGGCCTGCGACCTTGTGTTCAAGGGGCGCGACGAGCCTTCGGGCTATACCCAGAACATCCTTCAGGCGCGGCGGATCGAGGCCAAGGCGCAGGGCTGA
- the pepN gene encoding aminopeptidase N: MKDAAPQPVRLSEYTPFPFVVEQVDLRFTLAGAETRVHSKVRFAPNPAAEPAGEIFLHGKELELISARIDGAEVSPVVTTRGLTCPVPSGAFTWEAEVRIDPTTNTSLDGLYTSGGMYCTQCEAEGFRKITFYPDRPDVMAPFRVQIDSDMPVRLSNGNMVEEGVWDDPWPKPAYLFALVAGDLRNFPGEFKTMSGKDVELNIWVRPGDEARAEYAMDALKRSMAWDEEVYGREYDLQIFNIVAVDDFNMGAMENKGLNIFNSKYVLASPETATDTDYDFIEGIIAHEYFHNWTGNRITCRDWFQLCLKEGLTVFRDQQFSSDMRGAAVKRITEVMQLRARQFREDQGPLAHPVRPEEYIEINNFYTATVYEKGAEVIHMLKALVGDEGYAKALDLYFERHDGDAATIEDWLKVFEDATGRDLSQFSRWYSQAGTPRLTVEEHFKDGTLTLDFKQETKPTPGQPQKQPQVIPIAVGLIGPNGNEVAETRVLEMNKSEQSFEFTGLSAKPVSSILRNFSAPVVLDRKLDSASRAFLLAHDTDPFNRWEAGRVLGKEVLTQMITEGTAPAPDLLTGLSRVVADESLEPAYRALMLGLPSEDDLAQTLFDSGHVPDPAAIHAARDALQDAMAAEMEPILASLYEQMETPAPYSPDAEAAGKRSLRGACLGLLSRRDGCARAKALFEAADNMTEELAALAVLIRHGQGEAAVQAFYDKWRHDRLVMDKWFMLQVVQSSPETMAETVKSLTEHADFDWKNPNRFRSVLGGMQANPAGFHRADGAAYRLYADWLLKLDPVNPQTTARMTTAFETWARYDADRQQMMREQLERIAALPGLSENTGEMVGRILG, from the coding sequence ATGAAAGACGCCGCCCCCCAGCCCGTTCGCCTCTCCGAGTACACGCCCTTTCCCTTCGTCGTGGAGCAGGTGGACCTCCGCTTCACCCTCGCCGGAGCCGAGACGCGGGTGCACTCCAAAGTCCGCTTCGCCCCCAACCCGGCGGCCGAACCGGCGGGCGAAATCTTTTTGCATGGCAAGGAGTTGGAGCTGATCTCGGCGCGCATCGACGGGGCCGAGGTGTCGCCTGTGGTCACCACCCGGGGCCTCACCTGCCCGGTCCCCTCCGGCGCCTTCACCTGGGAAGCCGAGGTGCGGATCGACCCGACCACCAACACATCCCTCGACGGGCTCTACACCTCGGGCGGCATGTATTGCACCCAATGCGAGGCCGAGGGCTTCCGCAAGATCACCTTCTACCCCGACCGCCCCGACGTGATGGCCCCCTTCCGGGTGCAGATCGACAGCGACATGCCGGTCAGGCTCTCCAACGGGAACATGGTGGAAGAGGGCGTTTGGGACGACCCATGGCCCAAGCCCGCCTACCTCTTCGCGCTCGTCGCGGGCGACCTGCGCAATTTTCCGGGCGAATTCAAAACCATGTCCGGCAAGGACGTGGAGCTGAACATCTGGGTCCGCCCCGGAGACGAGGCCCGTGCCGAATATGCGATGGACGCGCTGAAGCGCTCGATGGCCTGGGATGAGGAGGTCTATGGCCGCGAGTACGACTTGCAGATTTTCAACATCGTGGCGGTCGACGACTTCAACATGGGCGCGATGGAGAACAAGGGCCTCAACATCTTCAATTCAAAGTATGTTCTGGCCTCCCCCGAGACCGCGACCGACACCGATTACGACTTCATCGAGGGCATCATCGCCCATGAATATTTCCACAATTGGACCGGCAACCGCATCACCTGCCGCGACTGGTTCCAGCTCTGCCTGAAAGAGGGGCTGACCGTGTTCCGCGATCAGCAGTTCAGCTCCGACATGCGCGGCGCGGCGGTGAAGCGGATCACCGAGGTCATGCAGCTCCGCGCCCGCCAGTTCCGCGAGGACCAGGGGCCGTTGGCGCATCCGGTTCGCCCGGAAGAATATATCGAGATCAACAACTTCTACACCGCGACCGTCTATGAGAAAGGCGCGGAGGTGATCCACATGCTCAAGGCGCTGGTGGGCGACGAGGGCTATGCCAAGGCGCTCGACCTCTACTTCGAGCGGCACGATGGCGATGCCGCGACCATCGAGGATTGGTTGAAGGTCTTCGAAGACGCCACCGGACGCGACTTGTCGCAGTTTTCGCGCTGGTACTCTCAGGCCGGCACGCCCCGCCTCACGGTGGAAGAGCACTTCAAAGACGGCACCCTGACCCTTGATTTCAAACAGGAAACCAAGCCAACACCGGGCCAGCCTCAAAAGCAGCCGCAGGTGATCCCCATTGCCGTCGGCCTCATCGGGCCGAACGGCAACGAGGTGGCCGAAACCCGCGTTCTCGAGATGAACAAGAGCGAGCAGAGCTTTGAATTCACAGGCCTTTCTGCCAAGCCCGTTTCCTCCATCCTGCGCAACTTCTCCGCCCCCGTGGTGCTCGACCGCAAGCTCGACAGTGCCTCCCGCGCCTTCCTGCTCGCCCATGACACCGACCCCTTCAACCGGTGGGAAGCGGGCCGCGTGCTGGGCAAGGAGGTGCTCACCCAGATGATCACCGAGGGCACCGCCCCCGCGCCCGACCTGCTCACCGGCCTGTCCCGCGTGGTTGCCGACGAGAGCCTCGAGCCGGCCTATCGGGCGCTGATGCTGGGGCTGCCGTCCGAAGACGACCTTGCTCAAACGCTTTTCGATAGCGGCCACGTGCCCGACCCGGCGGCGATCCACGCGGCCCGCGACGCGTTGCAGGATGCCATGGCAGCCGAGATGGAGCCCATTCTCGCAAGCCTCTATGAACAAATGGAAACCCCCGCGCCCTACTCGCCCGATGCCGAGGCCGCAGGCAAGCGCAGCCTGCGGGGCGCCTGCCTCGGGCTCCTGTCGCGACGCGACGGTTGCGCCCGCGCCAAGGCACTGTTCGAGGCCGCCGACAACATGACCGAAGAGCTCGCCGCGCTCGCCGTGCTCATCCGCCATGGCCAGGGCGAGGCCGCGGTTCAGGCCTTCTACGACAAGTGGCGTCACGACCGGCTGGTGATGGACAAGTGGTTCATGCTCCAGGTCGTGCAATCTTCGCCCGAGACCATGGCCGAAACCGTGAAGTCTCTCACCGAACACGCTGATTTCGATTGGAAAAACCCCAACCGCTTCCGCTCGGTCCTGGGCGGCATGCAGGCCAACCCTGCGGGCTTCCACCGCGCCGACGGGGCGGCCTACCGGCTCTATGCCGACTGGCTCCTCAAGCTCGATCCGGTGAACCCGCAAACCACGGCGCGGATGACCACCGCCTTCGAGACATGGGCGCGCTATGATGCCGATCGCCAGCAGATGATGCGCGAGCAGCTCGAGCGCATCGCCGCGCTGCCCGGGCTTTCGGAGAACACCGGTGAAATGGTCGGGCGGATCCTCGGGTAG
- a CDS encoding transglycosylase SLT domain-containing protein: MPGVFQICAAGLVLLLAIARAEAEAPALRPVPRISAMGGVLPAGLTPAVPQVTRLRPKPRPVTIPRTRWENVPGSTIWTRAAISALKSHGRPLLEFEPEDIATWCPSYAQQPIEKRAEFWVGFLSALAKHESTYRPRVVGGGGRWHGLLQITPSTARLYGCRARTGAALLHGPTNLSCAIRIMTRTVLRDGEVGASGRGGVAADWGPMVYRKKRADIAAYTRNQSYCRPLSSVRPKPSPRRG, translated from the coding sequence ATGCCGGGGGTGTTCCAGATATGTGCAGCGGGTTTGGTGCTGCTGCTCGCCATTGCGCGGGCTGAAGCCGAGGCGCCGGCCCTGCGGCCCGTGCCGCGCATCTCGGCCATGGGCGGCGTGCTGCCGGCGGGGTTGACCCCGGCGGTGCCGCAGGTGACCCGCCTGCGCCCCAAACCCCGGCCCGTCACCATTCCGCGCACCCGCTGGGAGAATGTGCCCGGCAGCACCATCTGGACCCGCGCGGCGATTTCGGCGCTCAAGTCCCACGGCCGCCCGCTGCTGGAGTTCGAGCCCGAGGACATTGCCACGTGGTGCCCGAGCTATGCCCAGCAACCGATTGAGAAGCGGGCCGAATTCTGGGTTGGCTTCCTCTCTGCCCTGGCCAAGCATGAAAGCACCTATCGCCCCCGCGTGGTGGGCGGCGGCGGGCGCTGGCACGGGCTGCTCCAGATCACTCCGTCGACGGCGCGGCTCTACGGCTGCCGCGCCCGCACCGGAGCGGCGCTGCTGCACGGCCCGACGAACCTGAGCTGCGCCATCCGCATCATGACCCGCACCGTGCTGCGCGACGGCGAGGTGGGGGCCTCGGGCCGGGGCGGGGTGGCGGCCGACTGGGGGCCGATGGTCTACCGCAAAAAGCGTGCGGACATAGCGGCTTACACCCGAAACCAAAGCTACTGCCGCCCGCTGTCCTCGGTCCGACCCAAGCCCAGCCCGCGCCGGGGCTGA
- the gatB gene encoding Asp-tRNA(Asn)/Glu-tRNA(Gln) amidotransferase subunit GatB, which produces MLDLSYTAPKPKIISGATGDWELVIGMEVHAQVSTKAKLFSGASTQFGAEPNSNVAFVDAGMPGMLPVINEGCVALAVKTGLGLKAEINLMSAFDRKNYFYPDLPQGYQISQLYHPIVGEGEVLVEMGEGVARTVRIERIHLEQDAGKSIHDMDPNMSFVDLNRTGVALMEIVSRPDIRGPEEAAAYISKLRQILRYLGTCDGNMQNGNLRADVNVSVCKPGQYEKYMETQDFSHLGTRCEIKNMNSMRFIQAAIDYEAKRQIAILEDGGTVDQETRGFNPDTGETRTQRSKEEAHDYRYFPDPDLLPLEIEQGWVDDIKASLPELPDDKKARFMEAYGLTDYDASVLTAEVEAADFFEEAAKGRDGKLAANWIINELYGRLKKDETELADSPVSPAQIGQIVDLIKSDAISGKIAKDVFEICYTSGREPEEIVETEGMKQVTDTGAIEAAVDEVIAANPDQVEKAKANPKLAGWFVGQVMKATGGKANPKAVNELVAAKLGL; this is translated from the coding sequence ATGCTCGACCTCTCCTACACCGCCCCCAAGCCCAAGATCATCTCCGGTGCGACCGGCGATTGGGAGCTGGTGATCGGGATGGAGGTGCACGCGCAGGTCTCCACCAAGGCCAAGCTCTTCAGCGGCGCCAGCACCCAGTTCGGGGCCGAACCCAACAGCAACGTGGCCTTCGTGGACGCGGGCATGCCCGGCATGTTGCCGGTCATCAACGAGGGCTGCGTGGCGCTGGCGGTGAAGACCGGGCTGGGGCTGAAGGCCGAGATCAACCTGATGTCCGCCTTCGACCGGAAGAACTATTTTTACCCTGATCTTCCGCAGGGTTACCAGATTTCGCAGCTCTATCACCCGATTGTCGGCGAGGGCGAGGTGCTGGTGGAAATGGGCGAAGGCGTGGCCCGCACGGTGCGCATCGAGCGCATCCATCTCGAGCAGGACGCGGGCAAGTCGATCCACGACATGGACCCGAACATGAGCTTCGTGGACCTCAACCGTACCGGCGTGGCGCTGATGGAGATCGTCTCCCGCCCCGACATCCGCGGCCCCGAAGAGGCCGCCGCTTACATCTCCAAGCTGCGCCAGATCCTGCGCTACCTCGGCACCTGCGACGGCAACATGCAGAACGGCAACCTGCGGGCCGATGTGAACGTGTCGGTCTGCAAGCCCGGGCAGTACGAGAAGTACATGGAAACGCAGGATTTCTCGCACCTCGGCACCCGCTGCGAGATCAAGAACATGAACTCCATGCGCTTCATCCAGGCCGCCATCGACTACGAGGCCAAGCGCCAGATCGCCATTCTGGAAGACGGCGGCACCGTCGATCAGGAAACCCGCGGCTTCAACCCCGACACCGGCGAGACGCGCACCCAGCGCTCGAAGGAAGAGGCGCATGACTACCGCTATTTCCCCGACCCCGACCTGCTGCCGCTGGAGATCGAGCAGGGCTGGGTGGACGATATCAAGGCAAGCCTGCCCGAGCTTCCCGACGACAAGAAGGCGCGTTTCATGGAGGCCTACGGGCTGACCGACTACGACGCCTCCGTGCTGACGGCCGAGGTGGAAGCCGCTGATTTCTTTGAGGAAGCCGCCAAGGGGCGTGACGGCAAGCTGGCCGCCAACTGGATCATCAACGAGCTCTACGGCCGCCTGAAGAAGGACGAGACCGAGCTGGCCGACAGCCCCGTGTCCCCCGCCCAGATCGGCCAGATCGTGGACCTCATCAAGTCGGATGCCATCAGCGGCAAGATCGCCAAGGATGTCTTCGAGATCTGCTACACCTCGGGCCGCGAGCCCGAAGAGATCGTGGAAACCGAGGGCATGAAGCAGGTCACCGACACCGGCGCCATCGAGGCCGCCGTGGACGAGGTGATTGCCGCCAACCCCGACCAGGTCGAGAAGGCCAAGGCCAACCCCAAGCTGGCCGGCTGGTTCGTGGGTCAGGTCATGAAGGCGACCGGCGGCAAGGCCAATCCGAAGGCGGTGAACGAGCTGGTTGCGGCCAAGCTGGGGCTATAA
- a CDS encoding DUF4177 domain-containing protein — MPRYEYRVVPAPERGKKAKGAKGTSGRFAVALEELMNEMGAAGWEYQRTDTLPCQERVGLTGKQTTFQHMLVFRRELAEEAVSDAEVTALLEAPKAEAAPAEAPAEVTELPDQPEEKRDAVAAARDVAAALSARAREGKAPALGPATPGDKPASKADVAAE, encoded by the coding sequence ATGCCGCGTTACGAATATCGAGTTGTGCCCGCGCCGGAGCGTGGCAAGAAGGCCAAGGGCGCCAAGGGCACCTCGGGCCGCTTTGCCGTGGCGCTCGAGGAGCTGATGAACGAGATGGGCGCGGCGGGCTGGGAGTACCAGCGCACCGACACCCTGCCCTGCCAGGAGCGCGTCGGCCTGACCGGCAAGCAGACCACCTTTCAGCACATGCTGGTGTTCCGCCGCGAGCTGGCCGAGGAGGCCGTGAGCGACGCCGAGGTGACGGCGCTGCTGGAGGCCCCCAAGGCCGAAGCCGCGCCCGCAGAGGCCCCGGCCGAGGTGACGGAGCTGCCCGACCAGCCCGAAGAGAAGCGCGATGCCGTGGCCGCCGCCCGCGACGTGGCCGCCGCCCTCTCGGCCCGTGCCCGCGAAGGCAAGGCCCCGGCCCTCGGCCCGGCCACCCCGGGCGACAAGCCCGCCAGCAAGGCAGACGTTGCGGCCGAGTAA
- a CDS encoding type II toxin-antitoxin system RelE/ParE family toxin, which produces MSVVFLPSAARDLVWFRQYYRSVFPGGSPKASAHFRAAVATLEANPYAGRRGEGCLQVRELAIPRTPFLLIYRVAPTRIEVLRLWDTRQGGGY; this is translated from the coding sequence ATGAGCGTTGTCTTTCTGCCGAGTGCCGCGCGCGATCTGGTGTGGTTTCGCCAATATTATCGCTCCGTCTTCCCCGGTGGCAGCCCGAAGGCGTCGGCCCATTTCCGCGCCGCCGTGGCGACGCTGGAGGCCAACCCCTACGCGGGGCGGCGGGGTGAGGGGTGCCTCCAGGTGCGCGAGCTGGCCATTCCGCGCACGCCCTTCCTCCTGATCTACCGGGTCGCGCCAACGCGCATCGAGGTGCTGCGGCTCTGGGACACGCGGCAGGGCGGCGGCTACTGA
- a CDS encoding CopG family ribbon-helix-helix protein: MATAPYTIRLDDALKRELESEAALDDRPPAQLAVHAIRALIEARQAKRTAIEAALAEAEEGRFISQEAMMTWVDSWDSAEETDLPDADILPGK; this comes from the coding sequence ATGGCCACCGCCCCCTACACCATCCGGTTGGACGATGCCCTGAAGCGCGAGCTCGAGAGCGAGGCCGCGCTAGACGACCGCCCGCCGGCCCAGCTTGCGGTTCACGCAATCCGCGCCCTGATCGAAGCGCGGCAGGCCAAACGCACCGCCATCGAGGCGGCCTTGGCCGAGGCGGAGGAAGGGCGGTTCATCTCGCAGGAGGCGATGATGACCTGGGTCGACAGTTGGGATAGCGCCGAAGAGACCGACCTGCCGGACGCGGACATCCTCCCGGGCAAATGA
- a CDS encoding BolA family transcriptional regulator, with protein MTLAFEIETRLREVFAPESLDVLDESEAHRGHGGYSPDGSHFRVRMVAEALEGKSRVAKHRAVNAAVADLFPRIHALVIEV; from the coding sequence ATGACGCTTGCATTCGAGATAGAGACGCGCTTGCGGGAGGTGTTCGCGCCCGAGAGCCTAGACGTGCTTGACGAAAGCGAGGCTCACAGGGGGCACGGCGGATATTCGCCCGATGGCAGCCACTTTCGGGTTCGGATGGTGGCGGAGGCGCTGGAGGGCAAGAGCCGGGTGGCCAAGCACCGCGCGGTGAACGCGGCGGTGGCCGACCTGTTTCCGCGGATTCACGCTCTGGTAATAGAGGTTTAG
- a CDS encoding DnaJ domain-containing protein — MNKDDPFGFDMSVSSDKKKRQRGRRGMSGAFETSKRTCEHEGCDESAQYRAPKNPDTLDDYYWFCRDHVREYNLKWNFFNGATEEEMEAQIDSDRVWNRDTKPFRRSAEEKAWARLGVDDPHQVLGENATQNPGRGGTGATTRRLPPTERRALEILEARDNMSKAEIRKSYKALIKVLHPDMNGGDRSDEERLQEVVWAWDQIKESRSFKD, encoded by the coding sequence ATGAACAAAGACGATCCATTCGGGTTCGATATGTCCGTTTCTTCGGACAAGAAGAAGCGCCAGCGCGGCCGCCGTGGCATGTCTGGCGCTTTCGAAACCTCAAAGCGGACCTGCGAGCACGAAGGCTGTGACGAGTCGGCGCAGTATCGTGCGCCCAAGAATCCCGACACGCTGGACGACTACTATTGGTTCTGCCGCGACCACGTGCGCGAATACAATCTGAAGTGGAATTTCTTCAACGGCGCGACCGAGGAAGAGATGGAAGCCCAGATCGACAGCGACCGGGTCTGGAACCGCGACACCAAGCCCTTCCGTCGCTCGGCGGAAGAGAAGGCCTGGGCCCGGCTCGGCGTGGACGACCCGCATCAGGTGCTGGGCGAGAATGCCACCCAGAACCCCGGCCGCGGCGGCACCGGCGCCACCACGCGCCGCCTGCCCCCCACCGAGCGCCGCGCGCTCGAGATCCTCGAAGCCCGCGACAACATGTCCAAGGCCGAGATCCGCAAGAGCTACAAGGCGCTCATCAAGGTGCTCCACCCCGACATGAACGGCGGCGACCGGTCCGACGAGGAGCGCCTGCAAGAGGTCGTCTGGGCCTGGGATCAGATCAAGGAAAGCCGCAGCTTCAAGGATTGA
- the cobS gene encoding cobaltochelatase subunit CobS — protein MSDQAMKPTEEISVREAFGIDSDMVVKGFAEGTDRVPEIDSTYKFDPDTTLAILAGFSHNRRVMIQGYHGTGKSTHIEQVAARLNWPCVRVNLDSHISRIDLIGKDAIKLKDGKQVTEFHEGILPWALRNPVAIVFDEYDAGRADVMFVIQRVLEHDGKLTLLDQNEIITPHKSFRLFATSNTVGLGDTTGLYHGTQQINQAQMDRWNLVATLNYLSHDAETAIVLSKSPHYNTDKGRKQISQMVTVADLTRTAFMNGDLSTVMSPRTVINWAQNAEIFRDVGYSFRLTFLNKCDELERQTVAEFYQRCFDEELPESAVSMAV, from the coding sequence ATGAGCGATCAGGCAATGAAACCCACCGAAGAAATCTCGGTCCGCGAGGCGTTCGGCATCGACAGCGACATGGTGGTGAAGGGTTTCGCCGAGGGCACCGACCGGGTGCCCGAGATCGACAGCACCTACAAGTTCGACCCCGACACCACGCTCGCCATCCTGGCCGGGTTTTCCCATAACCGCCGGGTGATGATCCAGGGCTACCACGGCACCGGCAAGTCGACCCATATCGAGCAGGTCGCCGCCCGCCTCAACTGGCCCTGCGTGCGCGTCAACCTTGATAGCCACATCTCGCGGATCGACCTGATCGGCAAGGATGCGATCAAGCTGAAGGACGGCAAGCAGGTCACCGAGTTCCACGAGGGCATCCTGCCCTGGGCGCTGCGCAACCCCGTCGCCATCGTCTTCGACGAGTATGACGCCGGGCGCGCCGACGTGATGTTCGTCATCCAGCGCGTGCTGGAGCATGACGGCAAGCTGACCCTGCTGGATCAGAACGAGATCATCACGCCCCACAAGAGCTTCCGCCTCTTCGCCACCTCCAACACCGTTGGCCTTGGCGACACCACCGGCCTCTACCACGGCACCCAGCAGATCAACCAGGCCCAGATGGACCGCTGGAACCTCGTCGCCACGCTGAACTACCTCAGCCATGACGCCGAGACCGCGATCGTTCTGTCCAAGTCGCCCCACTACAACACCGACAAGGGCCGCAAGCAGATCTCCCAGATGGTCACCGTGGCCGACCTCACCCGCACCGCCTTCATGAACGGCGATCTCTCCACCGTCATGTCGCCCCGCACGGTCATCAACTGGGCCCAGAACGCCGAGATCTTCCGCGATGTCGGCTATTCCTTCCGCCTGACCTTCCTCAACAAATGCGACGAGCTCGAGCGCCAGACCGTGGCCGAGTTCTACCAGCGCTGCTTTGACGAAGAGCTGCCGGAGAGCGCCGTTTCGATGGCGGTATGA
- a CDS encoding NADPH-dependent FMN reductase, with translation MTTPKIAIIIGSTRDARFGEKPAKWLLERAQKRDDFDVELVDLKDFDLPLFNEKASNMWVPSEDPAAIAWQEKIAEFDGYIFVTAEYNHSVTGALKNALDQAYTQWVRKPMGALGYGGVGAARAVEHLRGIGVELQMVPVRNAVHIAAGSFMKVHPMGENAEISEIEDAIGGSADALFDDMAWWANATKAAREA, from the coding sequence ATGACCACCCCCAAGATTGCCATCATCATCGGTTCCACCCGCGACGCCCGCTTTGGCGAGAAGCCCGCCAAATGGCTGCTTGAGCGCGCCCAGAAGCGCGACGATTTCGACGTGGAGCTGGTGGACCTGAAGGATTTCGACCTGCCGCTGTTCAACGAGAAGGCCTCCAACATGTGGGTGCCCTCCGAAGACCCGGCCGCGATTGCCTGGCAGGAGAAGATCGCCGAGTTCGACGGCTACATCTTCGTCACCGCCGAATACAACCACTCGGTCACCGGCGCGCTGAAGAACGCGCTCGACCAGGCCTACACCCAGTGGGTGCGCAAGCCGATGGGCGCGCTTGGCTACGGCGGCGTGGGCGCGGCCCGGGCCGTGGAGCACCTGCGCGGGATCGGTGTGGAGCTGCAGATGGTGCCGGTGCGCAATGCCGTGCACATCGCTGCCGGTTCCTTCATGAAGGTGCATCCGATGGGCGAGAACGCCGAGATCAGCGAGATCGAGGATGCGATCGGCGGCTCGGCGGATGCGCTGTTTGACGATATGGCCTGGTGGGCCAATGCGACCAAGGCTGCGCGCGAGGCGTGA